TTTTTGGcgatttttttgctagtgcaaatttgccTAGATATTTTACaattaggtatagcctcccctattgtaaaaatcacgagccacCACTggtgatcagccaccccaaaacccCAAAACTGACCAGAGTAACAAGTTTGCACTGATTTTGTaccgaatttccataaaactctaAGAGACGATGGCCATCCTGGGCAACACACACCTCGAAGACCATTTCCGACGTGATATTAGTGTTTAGCAACTGAATTaataagccttaaaaatggccattttcgcaatttttaaatttaaaatagcGTAGAACTCggcaacaatcaattttagagaaaaatcgcaagagaccttttttgcttgGAATGGTCGAAGTGatctaaaaaattgttcaaagtgaaaaaattgcttttatgaatttgtttaaaacattgtAACAATTTTTCGGCTACGCACGGTACCGGCTGGCAccatgtggatttgttataagcacttctttttgagtaactttgtgcaaaaaatcgaatcggaataatttacctaacgggggcgaccgacgatacagtctggaatagaatataatagaaaatCTGGAAAAATTAATACAGGGATAAAGAAAATAGAGAcctttataattatttatatatcaGTATAATATTTAGTACAATAGTTTCTATTTAAGTACATGTTATTCCATTCAAATTGTTTACATTAATTTTTGGATTATAAGGCCTGTAGTCAATGTTGCAATCATCGAAATATaccattatttttaataaatcattgcAAGATAACTGGTTGTCATTGATACCAATTTTGGATAAACGGGGAAAAGTTTTTCTGAATGTTTTCACATCAATAGTAAATCTGTTCAAGTAGGTATTATCTACATAAAACGTATCTAAAGTTCTTAGTGTTTGAAAAGGTACCAAATTACTtcggaaaaataattttttattatcagaTATATTAAGAAATGATAGGTTTTCTAATCCATCCATTACACCATCACTCAAGGAAGTGATTTTATTATTATCTAATCTCAGTGTTTGAAGATTTTTTGTACAATTGAAGGATTCATACCCAATTGTTACCAACTGGTTGGTATGAAGATCCAACTCAACTAAAGCTTTGAATAATCTAAATGTGTGCGAATCAAAATTTGCAATAAAATTATTTGATAAGTCTAAATATTGAACTGTATTTGGAGTTCCCAGTTTTGAGGTTTGGAGGATTTTTATAGATGACGAGCTAAGATTAAGTGTAATCAAGTTGGGTAAACCGTTAGTGATTATCGTTAAGTTTACAACTTTCAATTTGTTTCTTGACAAATTTAAAGTTTCTATGCTTAGAGTCTGAATTTTAGATTGATTTATAGCTAAATTTTCTAATGATCTAAATGTTTGTGAATGGATATTTGCAATAAAATTACACGATAGATCTAAATATTTAACGTTATTTGGAAAGTTAAAGTTAACAACTGTCAATTTGTTTCCTTGCAAATGTAGTTCTTTTAGATTCGAAAGACCGACAAAAGCGTTATTTTCTATTGTATCTAAAGCAGAATTAGAGATAATAAGAACTTGTAAATTCCGCATATCTTCAAATGTATATTCTTTTAAcaacgttttatttttaaatatttgtgaTGCATCTAAATAAGTTAAACTCGTTAAACCGCTAAAAACATAATCTTCAGAAACGTCAATTGTCGTATTTATTAAATTAAGAGATGTTAATAGTGGCAAATCGACAAAGCAATTGTTCTTTAGTAATTCAATATGAGAATctattatagttaaatttttaagGAAAATACTTGAAATAAACTGTTCTTCTACTGTACCAGTCAACTGAATTATCAATGTGTTAATTTCAACGGTATTATCCAAGATTACTGGGTTTGATATTGAATTAAGAAGTAACGTCCCAATATTAACTATGTGAAATGTATATTTCCCAATTCCCTCTATATTGTTATTTTTCAAGTTTACTTCTACCAAACTAGTCATGTTGTTAAAAGCGTAGGTATCAATTATTGAAATTCCCAATTTAGATAAGTCCAAATATTTCAAGTTCTGCAAATTGTAGAAAGCGTTTTGAGAAATTGTTTCTATTTTATTTCCATATAAGTAAATGTTTTTTACAGGTAAGTTTTTAAAAGTATAGctacttaaaaaatatatgtaattatTGCTTAAATCTATGGTACGGATTGCTGGTAAACTAAAGAAAACATCACTTTCTAATAATGTGATAGCACTGTTCGAAAGATTTAGAGACTCTAAATTATTTAAGTTAGAGAAGGCTTTTTCTTTGATATAATGaatggggttatttttaagaTCGATATTTTGGACACTAATATTGTAGAAGGTATAGCTTTGCAGTAATTCAATTGCATTGTTAGACAAATTAATTGTGTCAATATATTCCAAATTTGAGAAAGCATACGATTCAATATTCCTTATTTTATTTTCTGATAGGTCAATAATTTCTAAATTATCAAAATCACCAAAACTTTTGCTACCCACAGTCGATATGTTATTTTTTCTTAGATTAATATTTTTTAGAACGCTTTGAAGGTATCTAAAAGTTAA
The window above is part of the Diabrotica virgifera virgifera chromosome 2, PGI_DIABVI_V3a genome. Proteins encoded here:
- the LOC114336002 gene encoding protein artichoke-like; protein product: MIGFLVLVSLLPTISLCGGCNYSSNTVHCQGITQDDFLMELLRNKDLIFDLDEIVIEDSDFSNIQPFVDISNVLYPEQVNIHSLTIRRSRVDTVSNDTFGAFKNLKELNLSQNNITNLVWLTGLPYCYACNLDLSYNNISEVEFNDLKQMSSIWLSNNEISILKPASDQTNFDFIDLSHNKLVSFSEFESNVNIRSLDLSYNYLQKLALESDKDLLKIEGYGNSNISYIGNSNSYSVSNFYSSFIPNNTLSIYYIFKLNWFDTDMPVLDSNKLPSISSAGTIDFSNNNLTSIPQNYFQSVQASVFNLSFNNFDVLSNRVFGVNSAITTIDLSVSNIRKISNEFFINCCSSSSIFVNLSGNAIEKLDGLCTRIPQLNILDLSSNRITNLSQISLSNCSYLNSYNISNNFISHIHPGAFQDVPIKTLDLNENNLLFINKLTFRYLQSVLKNINLRKNNISTVGSKSFGDFDNLEIIDLSENKIRNIESYAFSNLEYIDTINLSNNAIELLQSYTFYNISVQNIDLKNNPIHYIKEKAFSNLNNLESLNLSNSAITLLESDVFFSLPAIRTIDLSNNYIYFLSSYTFKNLPVKNIYLYGNKIETISQNAFYNLQNLKYLDLSKLGISIIDTYAFNNMTSLVEVNLKNNNIEGIGKYTFHIVNIGTLLLNSISNPVILDNTVEINTLIIQLTGTVEEQFISSIFLKNLTIIDSHIELLKNNCFVDLPLLTSLNLINTTIDVSEDYVFSGLTSLTYLDASQIFKNKTLLKEYTFEDMRNLQVLIISNSALDTIENNAFVGLSNLKELHLQGNKLTVVNFNFPNNVKYLDLSCNFIANIHSQTFRSLENLAINQSKIQTLSIETLNLSRNKLKVVNLTIITNGLPNLITLNLSSSSIKILQTSKLGTPNTVQYLDLSNNFIANFDSHTFRLFKALVELDLHTNQLVTIGYESFNCTKNLQTLRLDNNKITSLSDGVMDGLENLSFLNISDNKKLFFRSNLVPFQTLRTLDTFYVDNTYLNRFTIDVKTFRKTFPRLSKIGINDNQLSCNDLLKIMVYFDDCNIDYRPYNPKINVNNLNGITCT